One region of Glycine max cultivar Williams 82 chromosome 9, Glycine_max_v4.0, whole genome shotgun sequence genomic DNA includes:
- the LOC100791218 gene encoding uncharacterized protein — protein sequence MAVMDLFQNPSSLKSNKFETSVWIAKLVLMSMGVISTLVLLKVAIVPYTFHLLLSTLPQFCVSVRSWLTLPFLYIIVNFIIITIAASSNFPPKSNNHPKTFSDPKHTTTTISDTVSHPTESENQTNEPKEEEKEVQQQQQEVVEEEEPEEEVVEESGLTYDKFMIRPLLENCTNDYFLPDSDGDDTLEATWRAIMEGQGKTMKPQLKKSDTWGARIAKAEPFHRNGEGGDDDPVAWAQKELKKSDTFNDRASLRRDKSMSPEELNRRAEAFIKKINNQMKLQRLESYQRFREMVNRGV from the coding sequence ATGGCAGTGATGGATCTTTTTCAAAACCCATCTTCTctcaaatcaaacaaatttgaaaCATCCGTGTGGATTGCAAAGCTTGTGCTCATGTCCATGGGGGTTATCTCCACTCTTGTTTTGTTGAAAGTGGCAATAGTCCCATACACATTCCACCTTCTTCTCTCAACTCTTCCTCAGTTTTGTGTCTCAGTTAGAAGCTGGCTAACACTCCCATTCCTCTACATCATTGTCaacttcatcatcatcaccattgCAGCTTCCTCCAACTTCCCCCCCAAAAGCAATAACCACCCCAAAACCTTCTCTGATCCTAAGCACACAACCACCACCATTTCAGACACTGTCAGCCACCCAACTGAGTCAGAAAACCAAACCAATGAAcctaaggaagaagaaaaggaggttcaacaacaacaacaagaggtggttgaagaagaagaaccagAAGAAGAGGTGGTTGAAGAGTCAGGTTTAACCTATGACAAATTCATGATCCGACCATTACTTGAAAACTGCACCAACGATTATTTCCTTCCGGATTCAGATGGTGATGACACACTTGAAGCTACATGGAGGGCTATTATGGAGGGACAGGGGAAAACGATGAAACCACAGCTGAAGAAGAGTGACACATGGGGTGCAAGGATTGCCAAAGCAGAGCCATTTCATCGCAATGGGGAAGGTGGTGATGATGATCCTGTGGCTTGGGCTCAGAAGGAGCTCAAAAAATCTGACACTTTCAATGATAGAGCTTCCTTGAGAAGGGACAAATCCATGAGTCCAGAGGAATTGAATCGCAGGGCAGAAGCATTCATTAAGAAGATCAACAATCAAATGAAGCTGCAGAGGCTGGAGTCTTACCAGCGTTTCAGGGAAATGGTAAACCGTGGTGTTTGA